One genomic window of Pempheris klunzingeri isolate RE-2024b chromosome 12, fPemKlu1.hap1, whole genome shotgun sequence includes the following:
- the ikzf5 gene encoding zinc finger protein Pegasus has product MGEEKPDTLDFVKDFQEYLSQQTQHVNMISGSVSGVKEADELPPDCSQNGLDHPSVDMSLEDSSGILVDGFERTYDGKLKCRYCNYATRGTARLIEHIRIHTGEKPHRCHLCPFASAYERHLEAHMRSHTGEKPYKCELCSFRCSDRSNLSHHRRRRHKLLPMKGARSLSHKKMLSVLQKKASSLGYGRRLLINFSPPSMVVHKADNVNDFSHELPHLRQETYDNQSRAVEDGHSTNQHHHHHDMVMDNPLNQLSTLAGQLASLPSESQAQTQPPMSPGAESIVDEKPFLIQQPHPATAPVAVTPSMTHASSSSPITPEPRAPPHSNCSPGGGPCSEHSGHTSTPSISNSQPSTPAPGLSAPLQDPHMLHHCQHCDIYFPDNILYTIHMGCHGYENPFQCNICGHKCKSKYDFACHFARGQHK; this is encoded by the exons ATGGGTGAGGAAAAGCCGGACACGCTTGACTTTGTGAAGGATTTCCAGGAGTATCTGAGCCAGCAGACTCAACATGTCAACATGATATCAGGCTCTGTCAGTGGAGTCAAGGAGGCGGACGAGCTGCCACCAG ACTGTAGTCAGAATGGACTGGATCACCCCTCAGTGGACATGTCACTGGAGGACAGCTCAGGGATCCTGGTGGATGGGTTTGAGAGGACCTATGACGGCAAGCTCAAGTGCCGCTACTGCAACTATGCTACCAGAGGCACAGCAAGACTCATTGAGCACATCCGAATTCACACAG GTGAAAAACCTCACCGCTGCCACCTTTGCCCATTTGCTTCGGCCTACGAACGCCACCTGGAGGCCCACATGCGATCACACACAGGCGAGAAGCCTTATAAGTGTGAGCTGTGCTCCTTCCGCTGCAGTGATCGTAGCAACTTGTCGCACCATCGCCGCCGACGCCACAAACTGCTGCCAATGAAAGGTGCTCGCTCACTTTCCCATAAGAAGATGCTGAGTGTTCTACAGAAGAAAGCCAGCTCACTGGGCTATGGCCGCCGACTCCTTATCAATTTCAGCCCTCCATCTATGGTGGTGCACAAGGCTGACAATGTGAACGACTTCTCACATGAGCTGCCCCACTTACGTCAGGAGACGTATGATAATCAGAGTCGGGCAGTCGAGGACGGGCACTCAACgaatcagcatcaccatcaccacgaTATGGTAATGGATAACCCCCTGAACCAGCTGTCCACCCTGGCGGGCCAGTTGGCCAGCCTCCCCTCTGAGTCCCAGGCCCAGACTCAGCCTCCCATGTCTCCAGGAGCAGAGTCAATCGTCGATGAGAAACCCTTCCTCATCCAGCAGCCCCACCCCGCCACAGCTCCTGTGGCTGTCACACCCAGCATGACCCatgcctcttcctcttctccaaTCACCCCAGAGCCCCGGGCTCCTCCCCACAGCAATTGCAGTCCTGGAGGGGGACCCTGCAGTGAGCACAGTGGGCACACCAGTACCCCTAGCATCTCCAACAGCCAACCCAGTACCCCGGCCCCAGGCCTCTCCGCCCCACTCCAGGATCCCCACATGCTGCATCACTGCCAGCACTGTGACATCTACTTCCCAGATAACATCCTCTACACCATCCATATGGGCTGCCATGGCTACGAGAACCCATTCCAGTGCAACATCTGCGGTCACAAGTGCAAAAGCAAGTATGATTTTGCCTGCCACTTTGCCCGTGGGCAGCACAAgtaa
- the LOC139210900 gene encoding CUB and zona pellucida-like domain-containing protein 1 isoform X2 codes for MMLILSCPPSASPCGGYLSGSGTFSSPNHPNHYHDNAYCVWQLRSVGDQRIFLTFLYLQLENCCSCDYISVYDGPSVGHRYLGKVCNNTLNSFYSTSNYMTVVFRTDGSVVGRGFNAEFISTLPTSSGSVDCSSDSMNIVVKRSYLNSLGYDGHSLYLNDPNCRPKISSYEVIFRVPINGCGNIRKFVNGRVVYANALRAFTSNSGEITRQSHFKVNVGCRMAEDSVAQITYLVSHHDNSSITGTGRFNSSMDFYTSNNFYYKVTEVPYKVTLNQYLYVQVNLKGSDSSLVLYLDTCVTSPSPHDFQSRKYYLVRNGCPVDNTYWAYTSGTQHYARFRFRAFQFLRATESVYIQCKVLICQASDSNSRCRRGCNKRRARDVGSEHDSQTVVLGPIQLKDPEKKEEGNPNPNHEQDKA; via the exons ATGATGCTCATATTATCTTGTCCACCTTCAGCAAGCCCCTGTGGAGGCTATCTGTCTGGCTCTGGCACCTTCTCCAGCCCGAACCACCCCAACCACTATCATGACAACGCCTACTGTGTCTGGCAGCTGAGATCAGTGGGTGACCAAAGGATCTTCCTGACATTCCTGTACCTACA ATTGGAGAACTGCTGCTCCTGTGACTACATTTCAGTCTACGATGGGCCGTCTGTTGGGCATCGATATCTGGGGAAAGTGTGCAACAACACCCTGAATTCTTTCTACTCTACCTCCAACTACATGACTGTGGTCTTCAGGACTGACGGTTCTGTGGTTGGCCGAGGGTTCAACGCTGAGTTCATAAGCACTCTGCCAACAAGCTCAG GTAGCGTGGACTGTTCTTCAGACAGCATGAACATTGTGGTTAAGAGGTCTTACCTGAACTCTCTCGGCTACGACGGCCACAGTCTGTACCTGAATGACCCGAATTGCAGACCCAAGATTTCCTCATATGAGGTGATCTTCAGGGTCCCCATTAACGGTTGTGGCAACATTCGAAAG TTTGTGAATGGCAGAGTAGTGTACGCCAACGCTCTCCGGGCCTTCACCTCCAACTCTGGAGAGATCACCCGCCAGTCTCACTTCAAGGTGAACGTGGGCTGTCGAATGGCGGAGGACTCCGTGGCCCAGATTACGTACCTTGTCAGTCATCATGATAACAGCAGCATTACAGGCACAGGCAGATTCAACAGCAGCATGGATTTCTACACCTCCAACAATTTCTACTATAAG GTGACGGAAGTCCCATACAAGGTGACACTCAACCAGTACTTGTACGTCCAAGTGAACCTGAAGGGGAGTGACAGCTCCCTAGTCCTCTATCTTGACACATGTGTGACCTCACCATCGCCCCATGATTTCCAGAGCAGGAAGTACTACCTGGTCCGTAACGG ATGTCCTGTGGACAACACCTACTGGGCCTACACCTCTGGCACCCAGCACTATGCCCGTTTCAGATTTAGGGCCTTCCAGTTCCTGCGAGCCACAGAGTCAGTGTACATCCAGTGCAAGGTCCTTATATGCCAGGCCTCTGACAGCAATTCCCGCTGCCGTCGTGGCTGCAACAAACGTAGGGCCAGAGACGTGGGGTCAGAACATGACAGCCAAACTGTGGTCCTGGGTCCCATCCAACTCAAAG ACCctgagaaaaaggaagaagggaaccctaaccctaaccatgaGCAGGACAAGGCTTAA
- the LOC139210900 gene encoding CUB and zona pellucida-like domain-containing protein 1 isoform X1: MMLILSCPPSASPCGGYLSGSGTFSSPNHPNHYHDNAYCVWQLRSVGDQRIFLTFLYLQLENCCSCDYISVYDGPSVGHRYLGKVCNNTLNSFYSTSNYMTVVFRTDGSVVGRGFNAEFISTLPTSSGSVDCSSDSMNIVVKRSYLNSLGYDGHSLYLNDPNCRPKISSYEVIFRVPINGCGNIRKFVNGRVVYANALRAFTSNSGEITRQSHFKVNVGCRMAEDSVAQITYLVSHHDNSSITGTGRFNSSMDFYTSNNFYYKVTEVPYKVTLNQYLYVQVNLKGSDSSLVLYLDTCVTSPSPHDFQSRKYYLVRNGCPVDNTYWAYTSGTQHYARFRFRAFQFLRATESVYIQCKVLICQASDSNSRCRRGCNKRRARDVGSEHDSQTVVLGPIQLKADPEKKEEGNPNPNHEQDKA, from the exons ATGATGCTCATATTATCTTGTCCACCTTCAGCAAGCCCCTGTGGAGGCTATCTGTCTGGCTCTGGCACCTTCTCCAGCCCGAACCACCCCAACCACTATCATGACAACGCCTACTGTGTCTGGCAGCTGAGATCAGTGGGTGACCAAAGGATCTTCCTGACATTCCTGTACCTACA ATTGGAGAACTGCTGCTCCTGTGACTACATTTCAGTCTACGATGGGCCGTCTGTTGGGCATCGATATCTGGGGAAAGTGTGCAACAACACCCTGAATTCTTTCTACTCTACCTCCAACTACATGACTGTGGTCTTCAGGACTGACGGTTCTGTGGTTGGCCGAGGGTTCAACGCTGAGTTCATAAGCACTCTGCCAACAAGCTCAG GTAGCGTGGACTGTTCTTCAGACAGCATGAACATTGTGGTTAAGAGGTCTTACCTGAACTCTCTCGGCTACGACGGCCACAGTCTGTACCTGAATGACCCGAATTGCAGACCCAAGATTTCCTCATATGAGGTGATCTTCAGGGTCCCCATTAACGGTTGTGGCAACATTCGAAAG TTTGTGAATGGCAGAGTAGTGTACGCCAACGCTCTCCGGGCCTTCACCTCCAACTCTGGAGAGATCACCCGCCAGTCTCACTTCAAGGTGAACGTGGGCTGTCGAATGGCGGAGGACTCCGTGGCCCAGATTACGTACCTTGTCAGTCATCATGATAACAGCAGCATTACAGGCACAGGCAGATTCAACAGCAGCATGGATTTCTACACCTCCAACAATTTCTACTATAAG GTGACGGAAGTCCCATACAAGGTGACACTCAACCAGTACTTGTACGTCCAAGTGAACCTGAAGGGGAGTGACAGCTCCCTAGTCCTCTATCTTGACACATGTGTGACCTCACCATCGCCCCATGATTTCCAGAGCAGGAAGTACTACCTGGTCCGTAACGG ATGTCCTGTGGACAACACCTACTGGGCCTACACCTCTGGCACCCAGCACTATGCCCGTTTCAGATTTAGGGCCTTCCAGTTCCTGCGAGCCACAGAGTCAGTGTACATCCAGTGCAAGGTCCTTATATGCCAGGCCTCTGACAGCAATTCCCGCTGCCGTCGTGGCTGCAACAAACGTAGGGCCAGAGACGTGGGGTCAGAACATGACAGCCAAACTGTGGTCCTGGGTCCCATCCAACTCAAAG CAGACCctgagaaaaaggaagaagggaaccctaaccctaaccatgaGCAGGACAAGGCTTAA